The genomic DNA TTATTTCTCTCTTatcaattaataaaaataaaaatcagtGGTAGGAGTGGTAGTCTTTCAAGGTTTTTCTCGCTTCCCTTGGACTTTTTATGCATGTTATTCCATTTTTCCATTTTCATTTTACAGCAAAAAACGAATGAGAACACCAGTTAAAGGGCATCTCTGCAAACATAAGCAGGTTAGTTTGCGTACATGCTCTTTTCTAgtagaaatacttttcttagcttattaattattataaaaatatttttttagctAATTGAAAGGGAGTAATACTTTTTGTTGTCTCCTATTTTAATTTTACCTGGGgcacaaaaacacaaaaattaggGGCATAATTCATAACTTGATCAAGTCTTATCTCCGTTTGAGTATGTCATAACTGGGATTGAATTGATTGTCCATGTCATCCATGGAGAAGGATATGCTTTCAAATCTTGATTACGAAATACTCATATATGAATAATTATGTAAATAAATtgctaaaatatatatatatatatacaaaataataaatgtatatgtgtgtgtacgTGCGTGTGCATGTTTTATGTGCACAAAATTTTTATTGGCTTGGGGCTTGAAAATTTTCAGGGACGGTCCTGAACAAATTTATTGATGTTAATCTCATTTGTATTATATTTATACAGATCTTACTAGTGGACAGCTTGACTTACATTGTTCTGAAGTTCAATTCTTGTCATGCAGTGCTTTGATTATGACAGTTACTTGAGTTTAAATTCAAGAAAGCCTTACTGGCGCTGCCCTCTTTGTGATGAGCCAGTATCCTGTTCAAATATACGCATGGATCAGAATCTTGTTAAGGCATGTTACTTTTGTTAAATCATTTAATCATTCTTCCTGCATAAACTAATGCACTATACAATCAGGTTCTGAGGGAAGTGGGAGATAATACTGTTGATGTACTTGTATCTAATGATGGGTCCTGGACGGTTGTAGCTGAGAACATTGATCCTCCTTCTCCTTCAGCAAGCAAGACCCTCCAAGAGGAAAAGCAGAATCAAAGCGGCCTTTTAAGGAGCCAATCCAAGGCCAACAACTGTAGTCAACATATTTCTCCTACCAAAAATATTGACCCCTCTAGAGTCAACAATACGCACCAAAACACTTCTAACTTCAGTAGCTTGGCAGCTGACTGTACAAATCCTAATGACCAGGGAAACAAAGTATGGATTCAATTAATTGTTTTTTTGTATTAATAGCTGATTGCACTTTGTTTACACATAATTGTCTCTTTCCTTGGTTGTACCAGAATCCAATAAGCATGAATATCAACCCCAATGGCATGTCTGCTGCTAAGTCTCCAATCCTTGATTGTAAGGGATGTTATCTAATTCAAAAGGACTCAGAGCTAAGTAATCAAACTTCTCAGGCTTGTATCAACACATCTAGCTCGGCTAACAGTTTGTCACCGATGCTTAATTTAGTGAGCCAGGTAATACTAGTGTTTCCTTTACTACTACGTCAATAAGTTGCGAGTTCCTATTTGAAACCCTGGACTACGCGTCTTACACCAATGTTGTGCCTTTGTATAGTTGTCCTAATAACTTAGTCTGATTCCTGATTTCAAGCAAAGGTTGCAGTGTTCTTATGTTTGTGTATCTTGGTCAAACCTTTTACTTATGATGAAATTTGAGTTGCAAATTTGAGAACTCACGGCCACATACAAAGGATCCAGTTTTAAGACAAACTAATGGTGCGAGATATGCATGGGACAGAACCTAACTTGGTGCAATATAAGAGATATAATACCCCAACTTAAATCTGCTATCTCATTTTCTGGCAGTGTGCATACTAAATCTTAATTTGACTAATGTCATTCATAGAGTGGTCCCTCAACCCCCCGTTGATAGAACCCCGTATGTTGATCCTTTATTCTTGGAGGTCAATAAGTTAACACATTCATATCACAATCTGGGGTAGAAAAAATATGCAAAGCTAAGAATTTGGACTGTGTCACATTAATTATTCAATGAAATTCTTCTATATATGCCCATTGAAATTACTTTAAGCCTTTAAATTGCATTGCTCTATACCTTCTAAGTTTCCCCCAGTATGGAATTGTAATGTTGCGCAACTGGGAACTGATTCTTGAACTACAATCTCTTGTTATTAACTAATTTGACAGGCAAACTTCCTGCCTGAGCAGAACTCAAATGCTTACATTCTTCCCACAGTTGAGCAAAATGGATGCTACCAGAACTCTCCAGGATCGTATGCATATCAAAATTTGAAGCCCGGTAACAGTAATTGTGAAGCTGCTCGTGTTCAGCAGGTGCAACTACAAAGAGATGGTAAGGTTCAAGCTTCACTTGCTGCCAAGAATAGACCATCAGTTTTTGTCCCATGCACTAAACGGCCAAGACCAGAAGGTGAGCAGGAACAGAATATGAACGAGAAAAAGAACCATGTATCTCATAACGATGGGTTGGTGGAACTTCCATCTGAGGGATGGAGGCCCTCTGGGAGGATGAGAGGAAGCCTCCAGGGCCAGGCTTATATAGAGGCATATCGCCAGTTCATTGAGCAACCAACTCAATCTGTTCGAGCTTCTGAACTACCTCCCAAATTGGTGGAAACTCTGACTGTTGCTAAAAGCCATACTCCAAATATAAAAGCTTCTCCGCAAACAAAAATTCAGTGAGATTGTGGCAATGAAATAAATCACGAAGGGAGTTCGAACTATTGCCCGAGCTATCTCAGTTGTAAAAAAGACCGGTCATCATGGAGTTTATGTTTGTCCTATTTTGAAGGAAACATCCCTGTCACCTTTCCGAGCAGCTTCCATTGTTGTAACATCAAACGTGGAAGTGGAGAACCTGTTGCTGCTGTTTCCTGTTGATGTTACAAGAACAAGAACGTTATGTACATTTACGTAATATTAGAAGTGGAAGATCGTGGCTTCCTTTTTGATTTGTGTTCATGGGAATATTGAAAGTTCACTTTCTTCTAGTGGTCCTAATTCTCTTGGGTGCGCTTCACCCGCGTAAGTATGAACTGAGTGTTACATACGAACAGAATGACCACTGACCAGCTGTCAGCACCAAGTTTCTTTGAACTTCCCATTCCCTTTCTATGCGCAAGTAGGGCTGATTCAAATTGAGTTGATGCGGTTACGTAGGGCTGCAAATAAACAGAACTGTTCGTGAACAAAACTCGGGATCGGCTCGGTAAGCCGGTCTTCAACATGAAAATGAGCTCAGATAAATAAACGAGTCAAGCCGAACTTTTTGTCTGTTCGGCTCGAACTCAACTTGTTTATTCGGGGTCGGCTCGAACTCAGTAATTCGACTCGGCTCGGATAAAGTTTAtctatattataaataataaattattactaATCACTTAAATGTTTTTACCAGTACATTTTTCcatcatttattaataatttaaatattttagagattttgtttatttttataaatttaatcaCTTAGTTTTTCGTAAGTAATTATCAAAT from Apium graveolens cultivar Ventura chromosome 5, ASM990537v1, whole genome shotgun sequence includes the following:
- the LOC141724066 gene encoding E4 SUMO-protein ligase PIAL2-like isoform X2, producing MESPRRSSVPGGNNSVSSQLIGAAVDLLTLYCNSGKLNDPRVIAKLCITITRGIDHAIANNEVPTKSRELPTLLQKIACEIGWFQKKETDDLLSLAYEVKRFFSTDDVLQGPCHALPHISIIMSRYYPSLKIENTLCFTEVKPGYRTIVANFKLSRNVVASEHKMIGMIVVRVDDMDTSSCTITPQEVDILLNGKGVLGRNNTSMEPVPQLPTDVTAMLKYGVNLLQAVGNFNGPYIIVIAVMCAIPTSGTLHLQDYVQPVVASSDPGIEMALQTSLNCPISKKRMRTPVKGHLCKHKQCFDYDSYLSLNSRKPYWRCPLCDEPVSCSNIRMDQNLVKVLREVGDNTVDVLVSNDGSWTVVAENIDPPSPSASKTLQEEKQNQSGLLRSQSKANNCSQHISPTKNIDPSRVNNTHQNTSNFSSLAADCTNPNDQGNKNPISMNINPNGMSAAKSPILDCKGCYLIQKDSELSNQTSQACINTSSSANSLSPMLNLVSQANFLPEQNSNAYILPTVEQNGCYQNSPGSYAYQNLKPGNSNCEAARVQQVQLQRDGKVQASLAAKNRPSVFVPCTKRPRPEGEQEQNMNEKKNHVSHNDGLVELPSEGWRPSGRMRGSLQGQAYIEAYRQFIEQPTQSVRASELPPKLVETLTVAKSHTPNIKASPQTKIQ
- the LOC141724066 gene encoding E4 SUMO-protein ligase PIAL2-like isoform X1 yields the protein MESPRRSSVPGGNNSVSSQLIGAAVDLLTLYCNSGKLNDPRVIAKLCITITRGIDHAIANNEVPTKSRELPTLLQKIDIWKHDLSVIIPFMLLMMSVKIACEIGWFQKKETDDLLSLAYEVKRFFSTDDVLQGPCHALPHISIIMSRYYPSLKIENTLCFTEVKPGYRTIVANFKLSRNVVASEHKMIGMIVVRVDDMDTSSCTITPQEVDILLNGKGVLGRNNTSMEPVPQLPTDVTAMLKYGVNLLQAVGNFNGPYIIVIAVMCAIPTSGTLHLQDYVQPVVASSDPGIEMALQTSLNCPISKKRMRTPVKGHLCKHKQCFDYDSYLSLNSRKPYWRCPLCDEPVSCSNIRMDQNLVKVLREVGDNTVDVLVSNDGSWTVVAENIDPPSPSASKTLQEEKQNQSGLLRSQSKANNCSQHISPTKNIDPSRVNNTHQNTSNFSSLAADCTNPNDQGNKNPISMNINPNGMSAAKSPILDCKGCYLIQKDSELSNQTSQACINTSSSANSLSPMLNLVSQANFLPEQNSNAYILPTVEQNGCYQNSPGSYAYQNLKPGNSNCEAARVQQVQLQRDGKVQASLAAKNRPSVFVPCTKRPRPEGEQEQNMNEKKNHVSHNDGLVELPSEGWRPSGRMRGSLQGQAYIEAYRQFIEQPTQSVRASELPPKLVETLTVAKSHTPNIKASPQTKIQ